A part of Pseudoliparis swirei isolate HS2019 ecotype Mariana Trench chromosome 8, NWPU_hadal_v1, whole genome shotgun sequence genomic DNA contains:
- the agfg1b gene encoding arf-GAP domain and FG repeat-containing protein 1b isoform X2: MATNAKRKQEETHLKMLREMTSLPANRKCFDCDQRGPTYVNMTVGSFVCTTCSGILRGLNPPHRVKSISMTTFTHQEIEFLQKHSNEVCKHIWLGLYDDRTLVVPDFREPQKVKEFLQEKYEKKRWYVPPDQARTVASVQASVSGSSASSTGSTPEVQPQPLKVLQLNKTPVRQSPGRGRSQARGAAQEKKFDLLSDLGGDIFAAPSQTSSSTNFANFAHFPSQSAPQGNSDTNFANFEAFGNTTIPSHLSTSPPPKSFSSGGGVPIPSLSRAVPAQSDHREDRYAALAELDNKLSSSVTSGSNVPGNLFGPVLGSSPAQNPPVLPSMQPGFGAVAPEMATNPFQANGRAPAAALFGTGSMSMPAGFGNASSYCLPTSFSGNFQQQFPGQAPIPYSQPGVYHPQSNGPAFPVYGQNKSSMTPFGQPMAGLGMSNNPFMAGAPGGSFPSGGSTNPFL; encoded by the exons ATGGCGACGAACGCGAAGCGAAAGCAGGAGGAGACTCATCTGAAGATGCTCCGCGAGATGACGAGCCTGCCCGCGAATAGGAAATGCTTCGACTGCGACCAGCGCGGCCCGACCTATGTCAACATGACAGTGGGCTCCTTCGTCTGCACCACCTGCTCGGGGATCTT gcGAGGACTGAACCCCCCACACAGAGTGAAGTCCATCTCTATGACCACGTTCACACATCAGGAAATTGAGTTCCTACAGAAACACAGCAATGAG GTCTGTAAACACATCTGGTTGGGCCTCTATGACGACAGGACATTAGTTGTTCCAGATTTCCGAGAACCACAGAAAGTAAAAGAGTTCCTTCAGGaaaaatatgaaaagaaaagatg GTATGTCCCTCCAGACCAGGCGAGAACAGTAGCAAGTGTCCAGGCCTCGGTGTCTGGCTCCTCAGCCAGCAGCACTGGTAGTACCCCAGAAGTCCAACCCCAACCCCTCAAGGTCCTGCAGCTCAACAAGACCCCAGTGCGCCAG TCCCCAGGTCGAGGTCGTTCCCAGGCTCGTGGCGCTGCTCAGGAGAAGAAGTTTGACTTGCTCTCGGACCTGGGAGGAGACATCTTTGCTGCTCCATCTCAAACGTCCAGCTCCACTAACTTTGCCAACTTTGCACATTTTCCAAGCCAGTCAG CACCTCAGGGTAATTCAGATACCAACTTTGCCAACTTTGAGGCATTTGGAAACACTACAATTCCATCCCACCTGAGcacgtccccccccccaaagtccTTTTCATCAG GGGGAGGTGTGCCAATCCCATCACTGTCTCGTGCCGTCCCTGCCCAGTCCGACCATAGAGAGGACCGCTATGCTGCTCTGGCTGAGTTGGACAACAAGCTCAGCTCCTCTGTTACCTCGGGCAGCAATGTGCCAGG GAACTTATTTGGACCAGTGCTTGGTTCATCGCCAGCCCAGAATCCACCTGTGTTACCCAGCATGCAGCCTGGCTTCGGAG CTGTTGCCCCGGAGATGGCCACCAACCCTTTCCAGGCCAATGGCAGAGCTCCAGCTGcag CCTTGTTTGGCACTGGCTCTATGAGCATGCCCGCCGGCTTTGGGAATGCTTCTTCCTACTGCCTCCCGACCAGTTTCAGCGGAAACTTCCAGCAGCAATTCCCTGGCCAGGCTCCCATCCCTTACTCTCAACCCGGGGTCTACCACCCTCAGTCCAATG GCCCTGCATTCCCAGTCTACGGTCAGAACAAGTCGTCCATGACGCCCTTCGGGCAGCCAATGGCTGGCCTTGGCATGTCCAATAACCCATTCATG GCTGGAGCCCCCGGCGGCTCCTTCCCTTCAGGGGGTTCAACCAACCCATTCCTGTAG
- the zgc:110269 gene encoding probable flap endonuclease 1 homolog, producing the protein MGITKLADLIRQDAHGAISHKDISDYTGKVIALDTSVVMNQFRAATPSQSPLTGLFFRTLTFLEHGIKPVFVFDGKPPVEKTHVLEKRAAAAGWRSANCTGAASLQTKDCLQLLKLLGVPVIQAPGDAEALCAWLVRQGTVDAVASEDMDTLPFGANILIRQLNAKKDSEVVEYSLTKLLEKLQISHEEFVDLCILLGCDYCDKIAGLGPKRALTLIQKHRTIENVVSHINRKTHPVPLFWKYKEARKIFLDAPQTVAPELTWAEPDEEALVRLLFNVKEARVRRRMEKFRQTRESKREEREKETAAGGSRQSRMQDFFRVTRKRENPVDAADPLSSKRKRPKSK; encoded by the exons ATGGGGATCACCAAGCTGGCCGATCTGATCCGCCAAGATGCTCACGGTGCGATTTCTCACAAGGACATCAGTGACTACACCG GAAAAGTAATCGCACTGGATACGTCTGTTGTCATGAATCAGTTCCGTGCTGCGACTCCTTCACAAAG CCCCCTGACAGGTCTCTTCTTCCGCACACTCACCTTCCTGGAACACGGTATAAAGCCAGTCTTTGTGTTTGACGGGAAGCCTCCAGTGGAAAAGACACATGTT CTCGAGAAGCGAGCGGCAGCAGCTGGTTGGAGGTCAGCCAACTGCACAGGCGCAG CATCACTTCAGACCAAAGATTGTCTCCAGCTCCTGAAGCTTCTGGGTGTACCAGTCATCCAG GCTCCAGGGGATGCTGAGGCTCTGTGTGCATGGCTGGTGAGACAGGGCACTGTGGATGCCGTGGCATCAGAGGACATGGACACACTGCCATTTGGAGCCAATATTCTAATTCGCCAGCTAAATGCCAAGAAGGACAG TGAGGTTGTTGAATATTCTTTAACCAAGCTGTTAGAGAAACTACAAATTAgtcacgaggag TTTGTTGACTTGTGCATTTTGTTGGGCTGTGACTACTGTGACAAGATAGCCGGTTTGGGTCCAAAGAGAGCTCTGACATTGATCCAGAAGCACCGAACTATTGAAAATGTGGTTTCGCATATCAACAGAAAG ACCCATCCTGTGCCACTTTTCTGGAAGTACAAAGAAGCACGGAAGATATTCTTGGATGCACCACAAACAGTAGCTCCGGAACTCACCTGGGCTGAGCCAGATGAAGAAGCCTTGGTTAGGCTCCTCTTTAACGTTAA GGAGGCCCGGGTCCGTCGTCGAATGGAGAAGTTCCGTCAGACGCGGGAAAGTAagcgggaggagagggaaaaggagaCTGCAGCAGGAGGTAGCAGGCAGTCTCGCATGCAGGACTTCTTTCGAGTCACCAGAAAGAGGGAGAAT CCCGTGGATGCTGCAGACCCTTTAAGCAGCAAAAGAAAGAGGCCAAAGTCAAAATAA
- the fbxo36b gene encoding F-box only protein 36b, producing MAALLTDPLFETSGRALTHNNYFYHLVITKSYVIWRWWKISSRLVDRNAKPGELKESHLDFLDDQWVQSEVSTVFGDRILQYAKALCQGHYDYLERMPDTLLLRIINSLELEDVGQLGRTSRKFRKLCGSEEFWEQAVQRRCNTVSAEMASVALDEGWRSIFFTSKLQLQKLISRRRLKAEEHEGGPGSDPDSKTGIS from the exons ATGGCGGCCCTTCTGACTGACCCGCTGTTTGAGACGTCTGGACGCGCTCTTACACACAATAATTACTTTTATCATCTTGTTATCACCAAGTCATAT GTGATCTGGAGATGGTGGAAGATATCTTCGAGGCTTGTAGACAGGAACGCCAAGCCCGGGGAGCTGAAGGAGTCTCACCTGGACTTCTTGGACGACCAGTGGGTGCAGA GTGAGGTCAGCACGGTTTTCGGAGATCGGATCTTGCAGTACGCCAAGGCTTTGTGCCAAGGCCATTATGATTATCTGGAGCGCATGCCTGACACCTTACTTCTGCGGATAATAAATAGTCTAGAACTAGAGGATGTCGGTCAGCTTGGACGAACGTCACGCAAGTTCAGAAAG CTATGTGGGTCAGAGGAGTTTTGGGAGCAGGCGGTGCAGCGGCGCTGCAACACAGTGTCGGCTGAGATGGCATCTGTGGCGCTGGATGAGGGCTGGCGCAGCATCTTCTTCACCAGTAAGCTACAGCTGCAGAAGTTGATCAGCCGCAGGAGGCTGAAGGCTGAGGAGCATGAAGGAGGACCGGGCTCTGACCCAGATTCAAAGACAGGAATATCCTGA
- the agfg1b gene encoding arf-GAP domain and FG repeat-containing protein 1b isoform X1 yields the protein MATNAKRKQEETHLKMLREMTSLPANRKCFDCDQRGPTYVNMTVGSFVCTTCSGILRGLNPPHRVKSISMTTFTHQEIEFLQKHSNEVCKHIWLGLYDDRTLVVPDFREPQKVKEFLQEKYEKKRWYVPPDQARTVASVQASVSGSSASSTGSTPEVQPQPLKVLQLNKTPVRQSPGRGRSQARGAAQEKKFDLLSDLGGDIFAAPSQTSSSTNFANFAHFPSQSAPQGNSDTNFANFEAFGNTTIPSHLSTSPPPKSFSSGGGVPIPSLSRAVPAQSDHREDRYAALAELDNKLSSSVTSGSNVPGNLFGPVLGSSPAQNPPVLPSMQPGFGAVPSTNPFVAAAVAPEMATNPFQANGRAPAAALFGTGSMSMPAGFGNASSYCLPTSFSGNFQQQFPGQAPIPYSQPGVYHPQSNGPAFPVYGQNKSSMTPFGQPMAGLGMSNNPFMAGAPGGSFPSGGSTNPFL from the exons ATGGCGACGAACGCGAAGCGAAAGCAGGAGGAGACTCATCTGAAGATGCTCCGCGAGATGACGAGCCTGCCCGCGAATAGGAAATGCTTCGACTGCGACCAGCGCGGCCCGACCTATGTCAACATGACAGTGGGCTCCTTCGTCTGCACCACCTGCTCGGGGATCTT gcGAGGACTGAACCCCCCACACAGAGTGAAGTCCATCTCTATGACCACGTTCACACATCAGGAAATTGAGTTCCTACAGAAACACAGCAATGAG GTCTGTAAACACATCTGGTTGGGCCTCTATGACGACAGGACATTAGTTGTTCCAGATTTCCGAGAACCACAGAAAGTAAAAGAGTTCCTTCAGGaaaaatatgaaaagaaaagatg GTATGTCCCTCCAGACCAGGCGAGAACAGTAGCAAGTGTCCAGGCCTCGGTGTCTGGCTCCTCAGCCAGCAGCACTGGTAGTACCCCAGAAGTCCAACCCCAACCCCTCAAGGTCCTGCAGCTCAACAAGACCCCAGTGCGCCAG TCCCCAGGTCGAGGTCGTTCCCAGGCTCGTGGCGCTGCTCAGGAGAAGAAGTTTGACTTGCTCTCGGACCTGGGAGGAGACATCTTTGCTGCTCCATCTCAAACGTCCAGCTCCACTAACTTTGCCAACTTTGCACATTTTCCAAGCCAGTCAG CACCTCAGGGTAATTCAGATACCAACTTTGCCAACTTTGAGGCATTTGGAAACACTACAATTCCATCCCACCTGAGcacgtccccccccccaaagtccTTTTCATCAG GGGGAGGTGTGCCAATCCCATCACTGTCTCGTGCCGTCCCTGCCCAGTCCGACCATAGAGAGGACCGCTATGCTGCTCTGGCTGAGTTGGACAACAAGCTCAGCTCCTCTGTTACCTCGGGCAGCAATGTGCCAGG GAACTTATTTGGACCAGTGCTTGGTTCATCGCCAGCCCAGAATCCACCTGTGTTACCCAGCATGCAGCCTGGCTTCGGAG CCGTCCCATCCACAAATCCCTTTGTTGCTGCAGCTGTTGCCCCGGAGATGGCCACCAACCCTTTCCAGGCCAATGGCAGAGCTCCAGCTGcag CCTTGTTTGGCACTGGCTCTATGAGCATGCCCGCCGGCTTTGGGAATGCTTCTTCCTACTGCCTCCCGACCAGTTTCAGCGGAAACTTCCAGCAGCAATTCCCTGGCCAGGCTCCCATCCCTTACTCTCAACCCGGGGTCTACCACCCTCAGTCCAATG GCCCTGCATTCCCAGTCTACGGTCAGAACAAGTCGTCCATGACGCCCTTCGGGCAGCCAATGGCTGGCCTTGGCATGTCCAATAACCCATTCATG GCTGGAGCCCCCGGCGGCTCCTTCCCTTCAGGGGGTTCAACCAACCCATTCCTGTAG
- the mffb gene encoding mitochondrial fission factor homolog A has protein sequence MSGPYANPAAEVAEMNRIHFELEYTEGISQRMRIPETLKVASENQTGSMSLQQPFPIHTTMMQVPERIIIAGDDGDLECSRPRDLDLIQSVPAMDLLSMKAPPRILTLSEQPLDSLEMEQTATSQSNPIHAVHFNARSRRERSASENMTVRHSGHIVRCDVSVTPSPSAPPVRLCPPLCSPDDANINLFTAVGFLTYIQSTTRRAYQQVLEVLDDTHRRTHLDLALDINPDEFGLVDASSLRRQIVKLNRRLQLLEEENKERAKREVILYSATVAFWLIKTWIWLRR, from the exons ATGAGTGGGCCATATGCCAACCCCGCTGCAGAGGTGGCTGAGATGAACCGCATCCATTTTGAGTTGGAGTACACGGAGGGAATCAGCCAGCGCATGCGGATCCCTGAGACCCTCAAGGTTGCCTCAGAGAACCAGACAGGGTCCATGTCGCTTCAGCAGCCCTTCCCAATACACACCACTATGATGCAGGTGCCAGAGAGAATCATCATAGCAG GTGATGATGGGGACTTAGAATGTTCTCGTCCACGAGACTTGGACCTAATTCAATCTGTCCCTGCCATGGACCTGCTGAGCATGAAGGCCCCTCCACGTATCCTCACTCTCTCAGAGCAGCCACTGGACTCCCTTGAAATGGAACAAACTGCCACTTCACAAAGCAATCCCATCCATGCT GTCCACTTTAATGCTCGGTCACGACGGGAACGCAGTGCCAGTGAGAACATGACTGTCCGCCATAGCGGTCATATTGTCAGATGTGATGTAAG TGTAACCCCTTCCCCTTCTGCCCCCCCAGTCCGGTTGTGTCCCCCCCTCTGTTCCCCTGACGATGCTAACATCAACCTGTTTACGGCTGTGGGGTTCCTGACTTATATCCAGTCAACAACACGCCGGGCTTACCAGCAGGTCCTCGAAGTGCTGGATGACACACACCGCAG GACACACCTGGACTTGGCTCTGGATATAAACCCTGATGAGTTTGGCTTAGTGGACGCTTCCTCGCTACGACGACAG attgtgaagttgaaccggcgTCTGCAGCTGCTtgaggaagaaaacaaagaacgCGCCAAGCGAGAAGTGATCTTGTATTCTGCTACAGTGGCATTCTGGCTAATTAAAACCTGGATCTGGCTCCGTCGCTAA
- the agfg1b gene encoding arf-GAP domain and FG repeat-containing protein 1b isoform X3 has product MATNAKRKQEETHLKMLREMTSLPANRKCFDCDQRGPTYVNMTVGSFVCTTCSGILRGLNPPHRVKSISMTTFTHQEIEFLQKHSNEVCKHIWLGLYDDRTLVVPDFREPQKVKEFLQEKYEKKRWYVPPDQARTVASVQASVSGSSASSTGSTPEVQPQPLKVLQLNKTPVRQSPGRGRSQARGAAQEKKFDLLSDLGGDIFAAPSQTSSSTNFANFAHFPSQSAPQGNSDTNFANFEAFGNTTIPSHLSTSPPPKSFSSGGGVPIPSLSRAVPAQSDHREDRYAALAELDNKLSSSVTSGSNVPGNLFGPVLGSSPAQNPPVLPSMQPGFGAVPSTNPFVAAAVAPEMATNPFQANGRAPAAALFGTGSMSMPAGFGNASSYCLPTSFSGNFQQQFPGQAPIPYSQPGVYHPQSNVRRVSGSYCTVIKGCI; this is encoded by the exons ATGGCGACGAACGCGAAGCGAAAGCAGGAGGAGACTCATCTGAAGATGCTCCGCGAGATGACGAGCCTGCCCGCGAATAGGAAATGCTTCGACTGCGACCAGCGCGGCCCGACCTATGTCAACATGACAGTGGGCTCCTTCGTCTGCACCACCTGCTCGGGGATCTT gcGAGGACTGAACCCCCCACACAGAGTGAAGTCCATCTCTATGACCACGTTCACACATCAGGAAATTGAGTTCCTACAGAAACACAGCAATGAG GTCTGTAAACACATCTGGTTGGGCCTCTATGACGACAGGACATTAGTTGTTCCAGATTTCCGAGAACCACAGAAAGTAAAAGAGTTCCTTCAGGaaaaatatgaaaagaaaagatg GTATGTCCCTCCAGACCAGGCGAGAACAGTAGCAAGTGTCCAGGCCTCGGTGTCTGGCTCCTCAGCCAGCAGCACTGGTAGTACCCCAGAAGTCCAACCCCAACCCCTCAAGGTCCTGCAGCTCAACAAGACCCCAGTGCGCCAG TCCCCAGGTCGAGGTCGTTCCCAGGCTCGTGGCGCTGCTCAGGAGAAGAAGTTTGACTTGCTCTCGGACCTGGGAGGAGACATCTTTGCTGCTCCATCTCAAACGTCCAGCTCCACTAACTTTGCCAACTTTGCACATTTTCCAAGCCAGTCAG CACCTCAGGGTAATTCAGATACCAACTTTGCCAACTTTGAGGCATTTGGAAACACTACAATTCCATCCCACCTGAGcacgtccccccccccaaagtccTTTTCATCAG GGGGAGGTGTGCCAATCCCATCACTGTCTCGTGCCGTCCCTGCCCAGTCCGACCATAGAGAGGACCGCTATGCTGCTCTGGCTGAGTTGGACAACAAGCTCAGCTCCTCTGTTACCTCGGGCAGCAATGTGCCAGG GAACTTATTTGGACCAGTGCTTGGTTCATCGCCAGCCCAGAATCCACCTGTGTTACCCAGCATGCAGCCTGGCTTCGGAG CCGTCCCATCCACAAATCCCTTTGTTGCTGCAGCTGTTGCCCCGGAGATGGCCACCAACCCTTTCCAGGCCAATGGCAGAGCTCCAGCTGcag CCTTGTTTGGCACTGGCTCTATGAGCATGCCCGCCGGCTTTGGGAATGCTTCTTCCTACTGCCTCCCGACCAGTTTCAGCGGAAACTTCCAGCAGCAATTCCCTGGCCAGGCTCCCATCCCTTACTCTCAACCCGGGGTCTACCACCCTCAGTCCAATG TAAGACGTGTCAGTGGCAGCTACTGCACAGTAATAAAAGGATGCATTTAG
- the agfg1b gene encoding arf-GAP domain and FG repeat-containing protein 1b isoform X4 codes for MATNAKRKQEETHLKMLREMTSLPANRKCFDCDQRGPTYVNMTVGSFVCTTCSGILRGLNPPHRVKSISMTTFTHQEIEFLQKHSNEVCKHIWLGLYDDRTLVVPDFREPQKVKEFLQEKYEKKRWYVPPDQARTVASVQASVSGSSASSTGSTPEVQPQPLKVLQLNKTPVRQSPGRGRSQARGAAQEKKFDLLSDLGGDIFAAPSQTSSSTNFANFAHFPSQSGGGVPIPSLSRAVPAQSDHREDRYAALAELDNKLSSSVTSGSNVPGNLFGPVLGSSPAQNPPVLPSMQPGFGAVPSTNPFVAAAVAPEMATNPFQANGRAPAAALFGTGSMSMPAGFGNASSYCLPTSFSGNFQQQFPGQAPIPYSQPGVYHPQSNGPAFPVYGQNKSSMTPFGQPMAGLGMSNNPFMAGAPGGSFPSGGSTNPFL; via the exons ATGGCGACGAACGCGAAGCGAAAGCAGGAGGAGACTCATCTGAAGATGCTCCGCGAGATGACGAGCCTGCCCGCGAATAGGAAATGCTTCGACTGCGACCAGCGCGGCCCGACCTATGTCAACATGACAGTGGGCTCCTTCGTCTGCACCACCTGCTCGGGGATCTT gcGAGGACTGAACCCCCCACACAGAGTGAAGTCCATCTCTATGACCACGTTCACACATCAGGAAATTGAGTTCCTACAGAAACACAGCAATGAG GTCTGTAAACACATCTGGTTGGGCCTCTATGACGACAGGACATTAGTTGTTCCAGATTTCCGAGAACCACAGAAAGTAAAAGAGTTCCTTCAGGaaaaatatgaaaagaaaagatg GTATGTCCCTCCAGACCAGGCGAGAACAGTAGCAAGTGTCCAGGCCTCGGTGTCTGGCTCCTCAGCCAGCAGCACTGGTAGTACCCCAGAAGTCCAACCCCAACCCCTCAAGGTCCTGCAGCTCAACAAGACCCCAGTGCGCCAG TCCCCAGGTCGAGGTCGTTCCCAGGCTCGTGGCGCTGCTCAGGAGAAGAAGTTTGACTTGCTCTCGGACCTGGGAGGAGACATCTTTGCTGCTCCATCTCAAACGTCCAGCTCCACTAACTTTGCCAACTTTGCACATTTTCCAAGCCAGTCAG GGGGAGGTGTGCCAATCCCATCACTGTCTCGTGCCGTCCCTGCCCAGTCCGACCATAGAGAGGACCGCTATGCTGCTCTGGCTGAGTTGGACAACAAGCTCAGCTCCTCTGTTACCTCGGGCAGCAATGTGCCAGG GAACTTATTTGGACCAGTGCTTGGTTCATCGCCAGCCCAGAATCCACCTGTGTTACCCAGCATGCAGCCTGGCTTCGGAG CCGTCCCATCCACAAATCCCTTTGTTGCTGCAGCTGTTGCCCCGGAGATGGCCACCAACCCTTTCCAGGCCAATGGCAGAGCTCCAGCTGcag CCTTGTTTGGCACTGGCTCTATGAGCATGCCCGCCGGCTTTGGGAATGCTTCTTCCTACTGCCTCCCGACCAGTTTCAGCGGAAACTTCCAGCAGCAATTCCCTGGCCAGGCTCCCATCCCTTACTCTCAACCCGGGGTCTACCACCCTCAGTCCAATG GCCCTGCATTCCCAGTCTACGGTCAGAACAAGTCGTCCATGACGCCCTTCGGGCAGCCAATGGCTGGCCTTGGCATGTCCAATAACCCATTCATG GCTGGAGCCCCCGGCGGCTCCTTCCCTTCAGGGGGTTCAACCAACCCATTCCTGTAG